The DNA window CTAAATATGAGCTTGTtcacaacacaaacactgaatAACAGACACTGAATAAGCTCTCTGTTCTCCTCAGGTCTCTACGAGATGAACTCCATCAGCGGCTGTTCAGACACTGTTGGAGAGGATGTGCTGATACTGGATGATGAGGTGGTCTGGTACGCAGACTTCAACAAACAGAAAGGTGTTGATTCTCTGCCAGCCTTTGCAGATCATCCACACTGGCAGGAAGGAATGTATGAAGAAGCTGTGGCTAATCAACAGATCTGCAGACAAAACCTGAAGGTGGCTCGTTCAGCTATGAAGGACTTCCCCAAAGAACTCGGTAAACACAACTCATCAACCACACAGTCCACATGTTAAGAACAGAAGTACATTTCCAGCTTGGGAGTAAATCCTGTAAATATTTCACtcttgttgttggtttttatcACTTTAACAGAGCTTTATGGCAGATAAATCGCGGAGATCCAGTTGTCACAGGCTACAGGTTAGATCAGCTTTGCTGTCATTATCCTGACACTCAGGTGTACAGTATGTAGTTGGCTCACTCTAGTTTTAAATAACATATGATGCAAGCAACAGAATAATGGTGTTATCCTGAGGTTAATCCAAGCTCACAAAGTGTCTGTATTCACCAGATTACAGATATAAActagaacaaaaacacacaaagataatCCAAATTTGGTGAGTTAGTgttatcttaaaaaaaacagcaacgtGTGTGAAATGATTGTTGAGAAATCTCCAAGTATtgtgaagaaacagaaaatattttctaagttaatctttctgagttaacttcagtaaTTAGTTCCTGCAAACTATTAATGCGTTTTTTTGAGAAAGACATGAACAAACCTGAGTGGCCTTGCAAGTCGGTTCCTATCAATCACGTATGTTATGACAGCCCCGTCTAGATCGTGGGACTTGTTAACCAGGGATGAAGCCCAGACTGCAGGTTTCAGGGGAAGATTTTACTTGCTAGAGCAACCAGTTAGATCTATTTGGACTTAAATAGATTTATACTCAAATTCACACCTTTATTGTTTCACAAAAAGTTAGAAAGGGAAGTTTAGACACAGTTTAGACTTTAacagcacattaaaaaaataataatcgaTTCTAATTACTTAATTAACCCACTCTGAACTAATGGTGATGTTGTTCCTAGCTTTGGAGGAGAGAGGTTGGTGGTGAGAGAGGCCCTTCCAGTAGTGTAGGTATGTTCCACCTCAGTGCTCTGTGTTATTGAAAATAATAAGGAAGCTACGATTCACAGGGAGAACCTTAAAAGGCTTAAGAATCTGCAGTCCGCCTGGTAAATGATGGACGCCCAAATCCTTCTCAGAATCATAATCCAACACAGCGATGATGATGAGCAGAAATAGACGACATCATTCTGCTAAGATGTTGATCAGACTCATGTCTTTGATTAAGAACAAAGATGATCTACTTACTAGCAGCTCTCTTTAGCACTCTTATGTTtatgacaaaagaatttctctCTGCCTCGGTAAAGTTCTTCTTCTCTTGTCCTATCTTATCTTAGTTTatattatcttatcttatgctATGGAAATATAATGCTTCCTATGAAATGAAATAGGGAACCTACAGTATGTATTTCCACTTTATCACATGACatgaaaccaacaaaaaaaatctgttcttgcacatttgtgttttttccattttcactaGAAACTGGAGTTCAGCAGCAGAAGCTTctgtttctttcagttttttgttttctcgtGTTATTGAGTGCAGCCTGTCGCGCGGTGTTGTGAGTaaactgtatgtgtttgtgcacaGATGCTCCTGACAGTGTGGAAATCTACACTATAGTAAATGTGGAGATTGGAGTCCAGAACACTCTGATCTGTCATGTGACTGGTTTCTATCCTGCTCCCGTTAACGTCACCTGGAGCAAGAACACGAAGAAAGTGGTTGAAGGAACCAGCATCACTGTTCCCTTATCCAACAAGGATGGTTCCTTCAGCCAGACGTCCAAACTGGACTTTGTTCCAAAGGGAGGAGATTTGTACGCCTGCACAGTGGAACATGTGGCCCTGACCCAACCAATTACCAAAATCTATGGTGAGTATATCAGGTTCAGTTTATTATAAAATGTACCAACAACAGTAATCACAAGGTGAGTTATATTCTAAGGCAAAGGCTCCATGTGTGCAAAGCAATGGAAGTGTGTTCAATGATCTCTAATAATATgatctgaaataaaaaaacaagcagaaagtGTTGGTCCCAGCACAAAGACTGACTGTTTACAGATGTGAAGGTCcacgtctctctctgtctctgcagaGGTGGAGGACGTTGAATCCATTCTGGGACCTGCAATATTTTGTGGAGTGGGTCTGACTGTCGGTGTCCTCGGCGTGGCAGCAGGAATCTATCTCTTCATCCGAGGAAGAAAGTGATGCCGATCGGTTGATGCTAatgttttaataaattctgAGGTAGACACCATCCTCTGATGAACTGATTTTTATATGATTCATTACAAATGAAACATCTGGAGGAAAACTGTGGCAGCTGGTCCGAATGATCTCAGACCCTCCTCATCCTCACTGGGACTGATTATTGATGTGAAACGGAGAGTTTCACGTCATTGAAGATTTACTGAGGAAACGTTGATTTCAGTGTGTTTCTGAATGTTTCTGTTGTGGAACGGTCTCATGCTGTATTTGGTGAGCTGATTTTTCTTGTGTGCAGAATGAAGATGAAGCTCGTGActttttgaattaaaataaCTGAATGTTTCTTTTTGATATTAAATTCATTCTTTTTATGGAGcagcaaaactgaaaaacaaataaaaatctggTTAAAAGAAAGGCTAAAAAAACTCAGGCCTTATCAGACTTCTATTTCCATTAATTGTTTCAAAGGTCTTGCACGGGAACTTGAACAAATTAAACCTGATTACATTTTAAGAAAAGACTCAAACAGGTCACTGACTGAGTTGAACCACATGGTGAGGGCGTTCTGAGGCAAACTTCCACAGAAAGGATGAATTCAACACAAGTTAACCTTAAATCCCACTTTGATTAACAAACAGCGTGACAATAAACAGTGGggacatttttctttaattttgtaTTATAAATTCCGTCTTTGTCTCTTCTTAGCATGTTGTGATGTACTCAGCGTTAGCATTAATGCTGAGATGtattttagaaaaaatgcagaacaaaagcaaattaagatcaacaacaaaaaggaaCAAAGTCGGCGATGTTAGCTTACAGACTAAAAGCTGAGTAGCTACCAGTGTGGGTGTTAATAactcaaacatttattttaatatattgatAACATGTGATTGCACAGGCGTTAGTGTAAGATGTTCTCAGCTTCCACAACCACCAGTCAGGCTGCAAAGACTCCCTGATTTGGTCGGTCAGATACTGAACAGTCCTATTGTTGACTTCACTTAGGGCTCAGAATGAAGCCTCCAGACTCCAAACTACTGGCTTCTTTCAGTCACCTTCAGGCCACGACACActtaatattgttttttttaaatccatcaaAGTCTTGTGTCACTTCCTTCTAAAAGAAACTGCTTGCTGATCATCTTCTCTGCTCTTACTCCTCCGTCCTCTCTTTCTTACATCTTTGTCACATTATTACTAGTTTCTCTCCCTGGAAATAAAGTAAGTGTACCTTTAGCCAACAGGACGAACTGAAACTGcataaacactgtgtgtgtatttattgatCTGTTAAAAAGTTTCATCTGAAACTACATGCCATAAAAATGTTTACGCTCTCTACACTTGTTTGGAGCAAGTTAGATGCTGAGTATTGTCTCCACAACTTTAATATGTGCACCATGAACACATGACTAAGATGAGAAGTGAAAGAATGTGCTGAGGGTGTAAACTGTGAGCTGCGGGATGTTTGGGCGCTCTCTGACTGACGCAcacaaaaggaaagaaaaaaggttttattttttaaatttttaaattttttttatctagACTTCATAATATGTTTGAAGTCAGTCATTCCATTATTTATaagttaaataaatgatcagaTTTTGGTCTTTTTTGGTATTTCAGAGGAAGTCTGTTCGAGTTAGAGCATTTCCAGCTGAATAAATTAAAGCTCATTTCCTGGTTTCCTGTCACAGATTTCTTCCTGGCAACAGATGATGCTGCAGATCATGTGACGTGCCCTCTGGTTTTTAGCACTGTGTTCAGTCAGACTGTCAGAGTTTGTCAGGAGAACTCAACATGGATTCATATTTTCTCTGCGTCAgcctcttcatcatcatcctctgCAGAGCAGGTATTACACATACACTCATCAACATTCAATCAATACACTCACATGTATGTTCAAAGAGTCTAAATGCATCAGagatgttttattgattaaatgaACGTGACATATGAGCTGGGATGAGCTTTTTGTCCTTAACCTGTGAtgatcctcctcttcctctcagagCTGGTTCCATTTCTTCAGTGATTGTTTAGATCACTTGTTTTCATCAGCTGACAGAGTCAAATAAgatcaaacacaaacatcattTGGCTACTTTGTTTACCTTTTTCACTTCTTCACATTAACCTCCTGGGacctgttctatcaaaattttaaatgaatatcctcatagtTGGCTCTGATtttccataaaaacaaaaataaagtaaaatcaaaatctggtaattctttgtttttacagtcatcgggccccaatcagcccaaatataaattaaaaatgcatgttgtggaagagttcgggtctgaGGAGGTTAATAATGAATACACCAATCATCAGTCACTGAAAGTAACTGTTGGCCTCAGTGTTCGCACAGTTTACTGGACATAAACTTTATCATTTGTTATGATATAATATTTGTTTTGCACAGTTTTTCAATATATCACTTAtaatttctattttgtttttagtGGATGACGTCAATTATGAAATGTATGAAGTGATATGTGTAATATTGTGATGCACTGATTTGCAACCTTTTACACTGGATGTTCTTCCTGACAGAGAGCTGTGTGTCCTCCTGGTCTCAAACCAGACACAGCCTGTACAAATGTGCAAACCTCAGCAATATTATATCATATCATGTGTTTATACAGCACAGCTGTACTAAATCATTAGCAGTCcccatagggggtcatgtgattgttggagTTTGCTGTCTAACGTTTAACATTGTTTAACATTGAGTGTttacaatgtaaagcaccttagcagactgctgttgtgagatggcactatataaataaaagtgacatATTGTATTTCAAGTGATGTGACAGTGATGATGTTGCTGTTGTGGTGCTCCAACAGTAGCTGTGTGTAACTCCTGACAGTAGAGATGTATGTGTGGGGGGACCAGCTCAGCCTGAGTGACTCTCTGATCTTTGTGTTTCAGATGGATACGAGTATTACACTTCATCCCGCTGCCTGTTTAACTCCACTGAGCTGCGGGACATAGAGTACATCAGATCTTACTATTACAACAGGATAGAGTATGTCAGGTTTGACAGCAGTGTGGGGAAGTTTGTTGGATACACCGAGTACGGTGTCAGGGAGGCAGAGTACTTTAACAAGGATCCTGGACAGCTCGCCTCAATGAGAGCTCAGAAGGAGACGTACTGCACACCAAACATTGACCTCTGGTACCGAAGTGTTCTGACAAAATCAGGTGAGTCAGTGTTTCTGTGGCATCATCGGATCATCATATAAACATCATCACACTGATGCATATTCAACACAACTCCTGCCTGGACCTTCTGCACAGTTTACAGTAACACTGCTGAAGGTTTAATGTGGCACGTTCAATAAAGCTACACCATCTCTGCAGACACCGGAGTGTCTGTGGTTTGCGGCGTCCTGCTTTAGTTTGTTGCAAAATTTACCAAAgtcattttcattttccagCGAAACCATTCGTCAGACTTCACTGGACAAAGCCTCCCATTGATCATCATCCTGCCATATTGGCTTGCAGCGTCTACGACTTCTACCCCAAATATATCAAAGTGAGCTGGTTGAGAAACGGACAGGAAGTAACCTCTAACACCACAACAACTGATGAGCTTCCAGATGCTGATTGGTTCTACCAGACCCACTCCTACTTGGAGTACACACCCAGGTGAGTCTAGTTTGGGCCTGCTAACAGGACTTGCTGATTCTAATTTATTCTTgtaagtttttaatgttttctgtcACCTGCTTATTTTTTCCCTGATGCTGTGGAGCTTCTTCAGTCTCATGTCTACTTTCTCCAGGATAGTTCCAGCGTCAGCACAGATCACCTTCCATATTCATTTTTTCAATAAAACAGCTCTGGTCTGATCCTTGGGCGCCCTCGACTTATTTAGCTCAGTCTGGTCTGTGTCTCCAGCTCACTGACTTTCGTTTGAATAACATGAAAATGATCCACAGATGCAGATGTTCACAGCTCAGCCTGTGAAACCTCTTCCCTCTTTTCCTTCCTCATTCCTGCTACAACTAAATTCACCCAAAGTTCCCATTTCTTCTGAGCCAAGTGGTTTCAGCAGGAACTGTCTGAATTCAGCAGAGCAAAAAATAGGAAGTCCCCCAGATTGTTTTTAACAAAGCAATAAACATGTGATGacaatttctttgttttcacttaGTGAATATGAACATTTCCCTACATTACCGTTGCATGTGTTGATGTGTCATGTAATAAATTTCAGAGAATTCCTCAAACTGAGCCTGTGATGGACTTGAGCTAAAACATCATGAAGCTCCTGTTCTAAAGGACCAGTGCTAAAGACTAAGCCTTTACACCTGGATGACGGAGATAGTCGCGTGCTTGGAACACATTTCTACAAGATGTGAAATGATCAAATGAACAAATCTTATGATTCCATCAAAAGCATTGAGTCTCCAGGTTCAAAATAATTGTGCAGCCATGCCAACTAAACCTTCCTTTTGTTACTTCGGAGTGCTACAGCAGGAAATAGAATTAGGCTGGATAACGAAAAGTCACGAATTGTAGTTCAGTGTGAGAGTCAGTGATGTTGGTTTGTGTTGTAGGTCTGGAGAGAAGATCTCCTGTATGGTGGAGCACGCCAGCCTGGAGAGACCTCTGGTTACTGACTGGGGTAAATACCTGTCTGTATCTACACACCTGTACACACCTGTGTGTCTGTCCACCTGTGTGactctcacctgtgtgtcctCAGTCCCGTCCATGTCCGAATCCAAGAAATTGATGATCGTTGGAGCCTTTGGGCTGATCCTGGGTCTGCTCTTTTTCCTGGCTGGAGTCATCTACACAAGGATGTGCAGCAGAGGTCAGAGCAGCACTCACACCAAACTGAAGCCAGTTCGTACCACAACATATGAGTTTGAAACCAGTGTGGATTCTAGGCCTTCTATACAGTTTCATGTACATGTCACATACATTTTTTCTTCACAGCACTTTAAAGGACACGTGTAAGTTGGATGTTCATCAGCAGGATGATTTAAATCACAAACAAAGCATGAAAATTAGAATTATTAAGGGTCAGAGTTCAgaatctctcctctctctctgatgTCCTTTGAGATTGTAGTAATAGTGGGGCCCCACAGGGCCCTGTAAGAggacctttgtttttaaatctgataTGTGAGAAATTTCCACATGAATCAGGCTAAAGGTCAGTTAAATATTAAAGATACTTACATTTATGTCTTATTCTGCCAGGAGACACTGATTAATAACTCAATATAACCACAGATAAATCTGTGGTTCTCTCCGCTGTGTCACACCACAAACACGTCAGCAAAGAATTTCCAAGTTTGCAATGTTTGAAATCTCACAAACCCGTGGAAAATATTGCCTGCAGAAAAGGAAAGAGGATCCATGACTTCCAGAAGCTGATGGCCCTTCTAAAGGGTTTGTTCAGAGTCAGGATAACTTGAGCTAAGGGATGGTTGGATTGCTTGGATCAGTTAGATCGTTgagtttctttctcttttttttttttttttttttttttctaaatgacatcagaaacagcagtatgcgacattacgtgatggcagagcttcagttcatcctttgtcattttttttttttttttttttaataaataggacagggggaatgaatgagagagagagggggagagaaagaaagaaaaccaaaggggagaagagacggtgagaaggggggggaagagagacaaaaaaaaaaaaaaaaaaaaaaaaaaaaaaaaactcctgggtcacctgtatggagaaaaaacaaacaaacaaacaaacaaacaaacaaacaaacaaacaaacagaggagacagcaaacaacaaagagcaacataataatagagaaaacaaagcaccatcacaataaactagctagtcatagatatcagtatttactcagtaataaacgatattgtgcagcacgcaagatagacagcgcacagtgtgctttgaggcagcagccaagaaagctttagtccgcgtctgtgaatacccatgtgtgcatacctgtgtggatcagcatgcttgcattccaaaggtttctccatgtaatgatctgctagggagtgtgggggggcctcagccccgtcctccagggtgtgaagcgggtatggaggagatcaaaactccagacatccagaggcccccagaacacaagagaccatggaaaaccaacagaggggcagccgcgccactgttccagtaagagctgaggagagtcccagatgagggctcgcccagcagccgcggagcagaagccagggggggttgcagtgacgcgc is part of the Maylandia zebra isolate NMK-2024a linkage group LG3, Mzebra_GT3a, whole genome shotgun sequence genome and encodes:
- the LOC101485545 gene encoding H-2 class II histocompatibility antigen, E-S beta chain isoform X1; this encodes MDSYFLCVSLFIIILCRADGYEYYTSSRCLFNSTELRDIEYIRSYYYNRIEYVRFDSSVGKFVGYTEYGVREAEYFNKDPGQLASMRAQKETYCTPNIDLWYRSVLTKSAKPFVRLHWTKPPIDHHPAILACSVYDFYPKYIKVSWLRNGQEVTSNTTTTDELPDADWFYQTHSYLEYTPRSGEKISCMVEHASLERPLVTDWVPSMSESKKLMIVGAFGLILGLLFFLAGVIYTRMCSRDGYTPLAHKFSEKQPEDWNKDAAALSLWRPQKEMFFKPDSELCFTNVLPKSVMPLIGVHAMTPPGGHHPATLLYKVYDFYPKKVASAKAIKAADLLEKTLPDELEPRVMMEMKRKRVQPLLQQTFPHSL
- the LOC101485545 gene encoding H-2 class II histocompatibility antigen, E-S beta chain isoform X2 translates to MDSYFLCVSLFIIILCRADGYEYYTSSRCLFNSTELRDIEYIRSYYYNRIEYVRFDSSVGKFVGYTEYGVREAEYFNKDPGQLASMRAQKETYCTPNIDLWYRSVLTKSAKPFVRLHWTKPPIDHHPAILACSVYDFYPKYIKVSWLRNGQEVTSNTTTTDELPDADWFYQTHSYLEYTPRSGEKISCMVEHASLERPLVTDWVPSMSESKKLMIVGAFGLILGLLFFLAGVIYTRMCSRDGYTPLAHKFSEKQPEDWNKDAAALSLWRPQKEMFFKPDSELCFTNVLPKSVMPLIGVHAMTPPGGHHPATLLYKVYDFYPKKVASAKAIKAADLLEKTLPDELEPRTDAGSQ
- the LOC101482527 gene encoding H-2 class II histocompatibility antigen, A-U alpha chain yields the protein MMIKMKVWVLLLVLSSVLCVSADGLYEMNSISGCSDTVGEDVLILDDEVVWYADFNKQKGVDSLPAFADHPHWQEGMYEEAVANQQICRQNLKVARSAMKDFPKELDAPDSVEIYTIVNVEIGVQNTLICHVTGFYPAPVNVTWSKNTKKVVEGTSITVPLSNKDGSFSQTSKLDFVPKGGDLYACTVEHVALTQPITKIYEVEDVESILGPAIFCGVGLTVGVLGVAAGIYLFIRGRK